The following are encoded together in the Diabrotica undecimpunctata isolate CICGRU chromosome 7, icDiaUnde3, whole genome shotgun sequence genome:
- the Mos gene encoding serine/threonine-protein kinase mos isoform X2 encodes MNTPLKKVTKLLSPRILSPVSPKFLNLINYPHIPNVENIKHIPKRINFSEVEKIKSVSPIQIRISQASEDLLTEVKNDVLINTPNKLKFTKLGIEDDKHFNIMGKGSFGKVFKAQYKGKTVAMKLVKSNSHHRETNSLHLNHTNIVKTLEIIQRKNGIYSLIIMEYLPKSKNLQNVINNSKFDIDYLKYSQDICKGLLHCHSSGILHLDIKPSNIVVYEGVCKICDFGNSVDISDNTSYINHVVKCNLRPDLKEPLDSFSKLYQQCWDQNPNNRPNVANVLKMLSC; translated from the exons ATGAATACTCCTTTAAAAAAAGTGACAAAACTTTTGTCTCCAAGAATTTTATCTCCTGTATCACCAAAGTTTTTGAATTTAATTAATTATCCACATATTCCTAATGTGGAAAA tataaaGCACATACCAAAACGAATCAACTTTTCGGAGGTCGAAAAAATAAAATCAGTGTCCCCTATTCAAATTCGTATAAGTCAAGCTTCAGAAGACTTACTTACCGAGGTTAAAAATGATGTTTTAATTAATACACCCAATAAATTAAAATTCACAAAACTTGGCATAGAAGACGACAAACATTTCAATATTATGGGGAAAGGTAGTTTTGGTAAAGTTTTTAAGGCCCAGTATAAAG GTAAAACAGTAGCAATGAAATTAGTGAAGTCAAATTCACATCACAGAGAAACAAATTCATTGCATTTAAACCATACAAATATTGTAAAAACGTTGGAAATTATTCAAAGAAAAAATGGAATATATTCTCTTATAATTATGGAGTATCTACCAAAAAGCAAAAATCTgcaaaatgttattaataattcTAAGTTCGATATTGATTATCTAAAATATTCCCAAGATATATGTAAGGGATTATTACATTGTCATTCAAGCGGCATCTTGCATTTGGATATTAAGCCTAGTAATATTGTTGTTTATGAAGGCGTTTGCAAGATATGCGATTTTGGAAATTCTGTTGATATATCTGATAATACTTCATATATTAACCat GTAGTCAAATGTAATTTACGTCCAGATTTAAAGGAACCACTAGACAGTTTTTCGAAATTATATCAACAGTGTTGGGACCAAAATCCTAATAACAGGCCAAATGTTGCGAATGTATTAAAAATGTTAAGTTGTTAA
- the mRpL46 gene encoding large ribosomal subunit protein mL46 gives MMKKCFQLLQNQNNIKQILRTTRTQAISSEKWDLFAAVCLERKPVITPPLNDLQKDYKQLMSDIEYERSLKSNFELRHETDLKNLEILKKGGEIEDVDVNLKQTAQDLKDMWTAEASQFKFADTVTDADKKNDQKSLNRRLDKHLIYVLNQKVGDKKFYLLPQGIRQDGETLRQSAERILKESIGPDVKAQIYSNAPCGFYKYKYPANIRNDKNIVGAKVFIYFARYLKGQPPAKGLDFKWLDRNELRKTLPPQYNDSVKQFLIDE, from the exons ATGAAAAAATGTTTTCAGTTAttacaaaatcaaaataatattaagcaGATATTAAGAACAACACGAACTCAAGCCATTTCAAGTGAAAAATGGGATTTATTTGCTGCAGTATGTCTAGAACGAAAACCAGTAATAACACCACCACTAAATGATTTACAAAAGGATTATAAACAATTAATGAGTGATATAGAATATGAACGAAGTTTAAAATCGAATTTTGAACTAAGACATGAAACCGATCT TAAGAATTTAGAAATATTGAAGAAAGGTGGAGAAATAGAAGACGTAGATGTTAATCTAAAACAAACTGCCCAAGATTTGAAAGATATGTGGACAGCAGAAGCATCACAGTTTAAATTTGCTGATACAGTAACAG ATGCAGATAAGAAAAATGACCAAAAATCTCTAAATCGAAGGTTGGATAAACATTTAATATATGTTTTGAACCAGAAAGTTGGTGATAAGAAATTCTATCTATTGCCACAAGGTATTAGACAGGATGGAGAAACTTTAAGACAG AGTGCTGAAAGAATTCTTAAAGAAAGTATAGGACCCGATGTGAAAGCTCAAATTTACAGCAATGCACCATGTGgattttataaatacaaatatcCGGCTAATATAAGAAATGATAAAAATATAGTTGGAGCTAAG GTATTTATCTACTTTGCAAGATACTTGAAAGGTCAACCACCAGCAAAAGGATTGGATTTTAAATGGTTGGATCGAAACGAATTACGCAAAACATTACCTCCACAATATAATGATAGTGTTAAACAGTTTTTAATAGATGAATag
- the Mos gene encoding serine/threonine-protein kinase mos isoform X1: MNTPLKKVTKLLSPRILSPVSPKFLNLINYPHIPNVENIKHIPKRINFSEVEKIKSVSPIQIRISQASEDLLTEVKNDVLINTPNKLKFTKLGIEDDKHFNIMGKGSFGKVFKAQYKGKTVAMKLVKSNSHHRETNSLHLNHTNIVKTLEIIQRKNGIYSLIIMEYLPKSKNLQNVINNSKFDIDYLKYSQDICKGLLHCHSSGILHLDIKPSNIVVYEGVCKICDFGNSVDISDNTSYINHGTIQFTAPEILVGKEPTTKCDIYSLGITFWQMKTRQTPYEDCDNIECVIYKVVKCNLRPDLKEPLDSFSKLYQQCWDQNPNNRPNVANVLKMLSC, translated from the exons ATGAATACTCCTTTAAAAAAAGTGACAAAACTTTTGTCTCCAAGAATTTTATCTCCTGTATCACCAAAGTTTTTGAATTTAATTAATTATCCACATATTCCTAATGTGGAAAA tataaaGCACATACCAAAACGAATCAACTTTTCGGAGGTCGAAAAAATAAAATCAGTGTCCCCTATTCAAATTCGTATAAGTCAAGCTTCAGAAGACTTACTTACCGAGGTTAAAAATGATGTTTTAATTAATACACCCAATAAATTAAAATTCACAAAACTTGGCATAGAAGACGACAAACATTTCAATATTATGGGGAAAGGTAGTTTTGGTAAAGTTTTTAAGGCCCAGTATAAAG GTAAAACAGTAGCAATGAAATTAGTGAAGTCAAATTCACATCACAGAGAAACAAATTCATTGCATTTAAACCATACAAATATTGTAAAAACGTTGGAAATTATTCAAAGAAAAAATGGAATATATTCTCTTATAATTATGGAGTATCTACCAAAAAGCAAAAATCTgcaaaatgttattaataattcTAAGTTCGATATTGATTATCTAAAATATTCCCAAGATATATGTAAGGGATTATTACATTGTCATTCAAGCGGCATCTTGCATTTGGATATTAAGCCTAGTAATATTGTTGTTTATGAAGGCGTTTGCAAGATATGCGATTTTGGAAATTCTGTTGATATATCTGATAATACTTCATATATTAACCat GGCACTATTCAGTTTACTGCCCCTGAAATTTTGGTAGGAAAAGAACCTACaacaaaatgtgatatttattcACTTGGAATAACTTTTTGGCAAATGAAAACACGCCAAACTCCTTATGAAGATTGTGATAATATAGAATGTGTAATATACAAG GTAGTCAAATGTAATTTACGTCCAGATTTAAAGGAACCACTAGACAGTTTTTCGAAATTATATCAACAGTGTTGGGACCAAAATCCTAATAACAGGCCAAATGTTGCGAATGTATTAAAAATGTTAAGTTGTTAA